TCGCTGCCATCGCTTCCAATAACGCGATCGGGAGCCCTTCATAGCGGGAAGTGAAAAGGAACGCATCCATCATCGAGAGAAATTTCGGAATCTCGGCCGCTTCCTGGTTGCCGGCAATCCTGAGGTTTGCGGCTACGCCGCAGGTGTCGGCCATTCGGACAATTTTTGTTCGCAGGTCGCCGTCGCCCACCCACAAGAACCGAGCCTGGTTCAATCGAGCGCTCACTATTGCCGCCACCCTCACGAACGTCTCGGGATCCTTCTGGGAAGAGAGCCTTCCGACCATTCCCACAACGAAAGCATCTTCCGGCAAATCGTATTGTTTTTTCGGAAGCCGTAATTCGGCGGGGGAAACGGCTGCAAATCGTTGCGTATCGATCGACATTGGGATGGTTCTTGCCTTCGGGGGATGCAGCAGTCCCTTGGAAAGCCCGGCTTCGTACTCGGTCTTGCTGAGCACCGTGACAAAATCGGATGAACCACATATCAACCGCTCAAGAATGAAGAACATGGCTTTCGAGGGACTTCCCCGCTTCTGGGTGAACCTCAGACCGTGACCCGTATAGATTACTCTCGCGGGGAGATTCTTATTCGCCAGGACAGAGAGAAACGCCGCCTTGAGAGTGTGCGCGTGAATCAGATCGAAAGATTCCCGCTTGAGATATGTTCTGAAGGATCGCAATGCCGAAAGAAACGTCAGGATTGAATAATCGATTCTCGAGGGGTGGACAGAGACACCCTCCCGGGTCAGAATCTGAAATAAAGGTCCCGGCCCGGACGCGGCAAGGTGAATATCGAATCGTTCACGCGGCAACCCGCGAATAAGAGAAAGCAGAAACTGCGACACACCTCCCAGATCGCTGACCGGCTCGACGAGCAGGAGCTTTATTTTCTGATCAGGCATGCCCGACGCGTCAGGTATGCGAGGGTGGGGGTATTTCGGGCCCGGCGACCTCGTTGCGATCCGATCCATGCCCACGCCTGAATCCGGCCTCAGTCACGAGCTCGCCCCTCCGGCCCGGGCTGCCAGGGAACGGGCCGTGGAGGTAACCAGGTCTCTCTCGGCAGGATCCAGAACAAACCGCCAGGATACGATGCCAAATGCCACCACGATCGCCGCAACCGTGGGAAGCTTCACGGCCAGGCCCACAGGGAGAACGAGAGAGAGGAGCATCGCGCTGACGAGGATCACCACCACCGAAATGCCCCGCTTAAGGCCGTGCCCGAGAAAGGATCTGACACTCACGAATTTGCCGGAGGCGACAAACAGGAG
This window of the Bacteroidota bacterium genome carries:
- a CDS encoding glycosyltransferase — protein: MPDQKIKLLLVEPVSDLGGVSQFLLSLIRGLPRERFDIHLAASGPGPLFQILTREGVSVHPSRIDYSILTFLSALRSFRTYLKRESFDLIHAHTLKAAFLSVLANKNLPARVIYTGHGLRFTQKRGSPSKAMFFILERLICGSSDFVTVLSKTEYEAGLSKGLLHPPKARTIPMSIDTQRFAAVSPAELRLPKKQYDLPEDAFVVGMVGRLSSQKDPETFVRVAAIVSARLNQARFLWVGDGDLRTKIVRMADTCGVAANLRIAGNQEAAEIPKFLSMMDAFLFTSRYEGLPIALLEAMAA